Genomic DNA from Thalassoroseus pseudoceratinae:
TCAGTATCTTCTGTAATTCGTCGCAGTCGGCGAGAATCTTCTGTCCAATGTCGGAGTCATTGGGTTTGGTAGTATCCTGATCTTCCATCTCCGTGTCAGAGAGTGGGTACGAGAAGATCTCGAAGTCTGGTACTGGTTTTGAACTCTTGCGAAGACTTTCACAGATTTCCTTGGCTACTCGAATCGCATCATGACTTTTCGTGATTGGCATGAGGACGCCAAGCGTGTCTCGGTCGAGCCAGCCAACTTTGTCGAGGATTCTTAGACGTTCTTTTGATTTGATTTGCAGATCGAAAAGTGACTTCGACGGGGAGTCATGCGTTTTGGACTTAAATGCTAGTAGACAGAACCCGATCTTCGTGCGTTCTGTTCTTACGCGTTCTTCGCTGAGTGCTTGCTTGAACTCGGTGGTTGATAGGATACCGGGAACGGTACAGATGTCTGTTTGCCGACGATTGAAAAATCGTTGCCAACTGGAAGTCAACATGAGAGTGTTCCGAGTTTTTAATTTGCGATTAGTATGTAGCAAAGCGGTTTTAAAAGAGTTCGTAGAGCCAATTTGGGAGATGTTGATGTCGCCGATTGAGGACCACTCCAAGAAGACGCGATCCAGTGCATTCGAGCTGCGATTTTAGGCGGCCGACGACTTCTCTCCTAGTTCGCTCGGACTCGACGACAATAAGTAAACCGTCGAGATAACGTCCGATTCGCAAGACCGAACTTACTTCGCCTGCGGGTGGCAGATCTGCAATGACGAGATCATAATTTGATTTCAATTCCCCGATGAATTGGGGGAGATATCGTGTATCAATTGCATCGTTAGATTGGTTATGTGTACTGCCTGGTGGCATGAATGAGAGACCTTGGACATTGGTTTCGGTCACAGCGTCATGCCACGGTGTCTCGTCGACTAACACATCCGCAACACCGAGTGCGGAAGCCGGTTCTCCTTGGGCAGGTGAACCAGAATTCTCAATATTGAAATCGACTTGCAGGATTTTGCGTTCGCCCGAAGCGGCCGCATTTAACGCAAGTTCGTTGGCAATTGTGGTCACACCCTCGCCCAAATGACAACTTGTTAGCCCAATGGTCGTCACTGGGTTTTGCGAGTCGTTCCCTTTCCAAGGCAGTCGTCGAAGGAGTGTCCGGCAGGATTCCGCGAGGGGGTCGGCTTTAACGATGCGACCGGGTTCTCGTGGAAGATCAACTTGCCGTTGCTTGGATGCTTGCCGCACTGGGGCGATCATCGTCGTTCTCCTGACTCACGTTTTGTTTCTTCAGTACTTCTGACTGGCGATTTATTGCCGTCAAGTTTTATGAGGCGACCTGCAAGTGATAGCATCTTGAGTTCGATGCCGTTCTTCTCTTACCAAGCGATGCGTCGCGAGTCGCGTTCGGGATGCTTGAGTTCCGGAACCGACGTGAGTACGGGAAGCCCAAGATGTTTCTCGACGTCATCATTAGTTTTGAGTGAGTGGTCGAGATACTCCGCAGCAACCGCGAGTGCAATTCCTCCAACAAACCCGAACAGCAGACCAAGAACGAGGTTGATCAACGTTCGCGGCTTCACATGCTTGATCTGCGTGAGTGCTGGTTGGACAATACTGAGATTCGAAATTTGCTCATCTTGAAGTGCCTGGTCCACGCGAGCTTGTTCGAGCCCTTCCGTGTACTTCCGGTAGGATTGTTCGAGTAATGCAACTTGCCGGCGTTGTTGTTTGATGTCGGCTGAGCGATCATGAATCGTCTTTTGCTCTGCTTGAAGCTGGGCCAATTGTTTAGTCATTTCCGTTGACTGAACCTGTAGCGATGCCAACAGAGGCCGTTTGGTTGTCAAGGCAATTTGAGCTTCTTCATAGGTTCGTTGTGGCCACAAATTCGTGCGTTGTTTTTTTGTCTCGTTCTCTAAGAGTTCGGTCGTCTGGCGGATTTGATCTCGAACTTGCCGAACGAGAACATAGTCCGCGTCGTACACCGTCAGCAGTTGTTTCTCACGGGCTTGCAGTTTGTAGAGTTGCTTGCGGCTATCATCGAGTGCATCGTTTGCGATGCCTTGTGATGCTGCGGCCAGCGACTGGTCTGGTCCACGTTCAAACAAACTTTGGAGTTGTTCGATTTCTGCTTGGACAGCCACCTGTTGAGTTTTGACACGTTGCAGGTCAGCCTTGAGGGTCGCGATTTGCTCGACCAAAAGCCGTTCCCGGATCTCTGGCGAAATGAGGCCGGCGTTGTTTTCAAACTGGCGGAGCTTGTCCTCGGCTTGAAGAAGTTTGTCTCGCGTGGCCTTCATCTGTTCATCGAGAAACGTCTGCGATTTGGGAGTTCGGTTGAGGCGAACATGCTCGCGGATGAAAACATCCATGACCGTGTCGACGACGAGTCGGGAAAATTCCCGATCCTCATGGTCGAATGTCACGTCAAGCACATTGGAATTTCTGGCGGAACCGATTCCGAGATCATCCTGAAGTAAGAGCACTGCGCGTTCGTGCGGGCTTCGTGAACTTGTGGACGTCTCATGCTTGAGAATTTTCTCGGGGGTGAGAGTCTTGACCACACCTTCAATGACGGCGCGGCTTCGAAGGATCTCGACAAGTGAGTTGATCTCGTCTTCACGGCTGAGTGGCGGGGAGACGGTGTTTGACTGACCGAGCGTGACCGTGGGATCGATGCCGACGTTTTCCCGTCCCAATTTGACAAGGAGTTTGCCTTGCGAGCGGTACACCTTCGGTGTCAGCAGGGTTACGAGCGTCACAAGCGTGACGACGGTCACGAAGAATGCCAGCACCTTCTTCTTGTGCCGGAAGAGAATTCGCCCGGCATCACGCAAGTTTGTCGATCGTTCTTGATCTGTCATCCGTTTGTGCCGCTTGGTGAGTAGTGACTCATTCGAGGGAGCAGGAACCGCGTAAAAGGTTCAATGTATAGAACATAGGTTACGAACAACGCCTACGCGGTCTGCGCAGCCGTTTTCTTCCGGAAACTGCGAGAAGTTCGCCTGCCAACCGGGCAAATACTGTGAAGGTCTACCGATCAAATGGTTTGGGGCAAATGAAGTGGATGGGGTGATGCAGGCGGTTGTGCGGTTTCAACGGAGGAATTGCCGCTCTGGTCGTGACGGTTGCAACGTATCGATCAAAGACGAGGAGCATGAAGACGATACAGATGAGGATGGATATTCCAAGGGGTTCGGTTGCTGCGATCTTTCTCTGAACCCTGCCGAACGAATCAACCGTCGAAAGTCCGGACACGCATGAAGAGTACGATTTTGCAATCATGCATCATAATGGTCAGTTGTCTGCCTTCAGTCACTTTGGCTGAACATGGCTTTGATCGGTTGGGAGCGACGGCGCGTGTCCCATTGCGGCAGGCCGAGCAGCATCTCAATCGCGGTATGGATTTGGCAGACCGCGGTGCGGTTCATTCAGCTGCGTCGGAGTTTCGTCAAGCACTTCACCTTGTTGCATCGGCCGCTGATGTTCGGACTCGCAGTCAGCGACATATCACGGCCTTGACCGAAGGATTGGAAGCACTGAGCGAGGCCGATGAGTTTCTCATGCTGAGTGGCGGTGCAAATGTCGCTCAAACGATGAGACGGATTGTCGCCGGGCATCAGACTCCCGTGTTCACTTCAGCAAGTGATTTGAGCACAATCAATCCATTGACGGCGATGCAGGAATACTATTTCTATGCACGTGACCGTCTCTCGGTTGCTGGGGCGAATGAGCCTGTGGCCTCCTATGCCATTTACGGTCTAGGTCGTTTGCAACCATTCTTAGGAGCCGAGGATCGCGCGGCGAATCCGATTCTCGATGCAAAAATGTTGGCCTACTATCGGGCTGCAATCCGTGTTTGGCAGCAAAACAATCGGGCGGCGAATGAAATCGGGGTCTTGCTGGCCCGTCTTGGCGACTTGAATGCCGCGGAGCAAGCTTTCCGTCAAAGCTATGCGATCACGCCTCAGCCAGAGGTTTTGCGAAACCTTCAGAAGACTCAACAGCTTCGACTGCAACCACACAATCGACGCGATATGACAATGTCTTCCTCGCCGGTTCCCACAGAGATGGCCGTTCAATCGGCGATTCGGTGGGTCGAACCATCGGCATTCCGCCAACGGAATCAACCGCTCACAGTGCAGAATGCGACTCGTCTGCAGACGGCACCGAGACAGACGGAATGACCAATGACTAGCCCTTTCCATCTGCGTGCAAGCCAAACAGTGTCTGTTAGTCGATCAGAATTCGTGAGGAAGCGTCGACGATGAATAACAACACAGCGATCAAGCCATCTCGACTGACGAAGCCACTAGTGCCGACCATCGGTTTAATGATGATGGTTTGCGTGGGGTGTGCGTCGAATTTTTCACCGAGCTACCGTTCCGATCGAAACCATGATAATGGTCGGATTGCCTTGGCTGCGGCGGGCCAAACTTCGTATCGGTACGATTCGGCGTACGCGGTTTCGCCCACTCCCGTCCAGACCCCAATTGCAGCACCTGCACCCGTGCAATCGTACCCAACCAGGCAAGATGTTTCCGGGGGGCAACTACACAACGCGCCGTATCATAACCCACCGACGAATTTTGTCGGCAATGTCACGCCACAGACATCGTCTTCGCAGTTTGCTCCAAGTGCTGCCGCTTGCGAACCCACACAATTTCGCTGCGGCGTGCAATGTGAGAATGGTTGCTGCCAAATGGATTGGAGTCGCGCTCATCTCATCCCGTGGGAGACTTATGGGCCAGGCGAATACGTCGGACCAGCGAGAACGGCGCACGTCCCAGAGTATCGGCTTCGGGTCGATGACACCCTGGAATTCGTTTATCGTTTGACCGGCGAGACGATGTCACAGCCATACCGTTTCAACCGAGGCGACTTATTGCGGATTGAATCGTTGACGGCGTCGGAGTTTGATCGAGAGTTAATCGTCCAACCCGATGGAACCATCACTGTTCCACAATTCGGTCAGATTAGTGCCGCTGGTCGTACGGTTGAAGAACTCCGCAACGATCTGAATACACGGTTTCGACTCGGTGGTGTGCTCAATCCTGGTATCACCGTCACGCCGACCAAAGTGAATACCACTCTGGAAGAACTTCGCAATACCGTTGACAGTCGTTCTGGTAGCGGCGGCCAAAGTCGCCAAGTCACCGTCACTCCCGAAGGCACGATCCAACTGCCGGCGATTGGTTCCGTTTTTGTGCAAGGCTTGAATCTCACAGAAGTGAAACAGGAAATCGAGCAGCGGTATGCAGCATTGGTCCAGGGAATCGAACTCACGCCGATTTTGGTTCAACGGGCTCCGCGTTATGTGTATGTGGTCGGGGAAGTTCGCACGCCTGGTCGCTATGAGTTGGTCGGCCCAACCACAGCCATGCAGGGAATTACGCTTGCTGGCGGTTGGAATCCGGGGGCGAAACTTGAAGAAGTCGTCATTCTCCGTCGAGATGAAAATTGGAAGATTCTCGCGACCCGACTCAATCTTCATGATGCATTCTTCGGTCGGCAACCGTGCCCACCGGGCGAAGTCTGGTTGCGTGATGGGGACGTTGTGATTCTTCCCAAGACGCACATCCAATGGACAGGCGACCTGATTCAACAGTACTTCACCCGTGGTTTCTATGGCTTGTTGCCGGTGTCCGGTTCAGTGGGAATTGGGAGCTTCACGGCCTTCTAACAAGATTCGCAAGCCGTCAGGGAAAAGTGGCGACAGAGGGGGATGATTGATTCCCGCTTGCGAGCCACTAAAATGACGGGCATCGACTGCACTTCTTACTCTTTGAAACCGCGTGAATCATGGCCCGCCTGACGCAAGCTGATTTGAACGACCTGAACACCACCTTCGAGGAACGAACGCCTCAGGAGTTGATCCGCTGGGCTGCGGATATCTTTGGTGATCGGCTTGCGGCCCTATCTTCGATGCAACGCAACGGTAGTGTTGTCTGTCATATGATTAAGGAGTTGCAACTGCCAATTCCGGTTCTGTTCGTCGATACAGGTGTGCTATTCCAAGAAACACTGCAAACCCGTGATCGGTTCATCAAGGAATATGGCTTGGATGTCGTGACGCTCGAGCCAGATCGGACAATGGAAGAACAGACGGATCAATTGGGGGTGCTGTACCTCACTCCCGAAGGGCAAGCTCAGTGCTGCCATATGCGGAAGACCGAACCGCTTTTGAAAGCCAAGGGACGATACGACGCCCTAGTCGGCAGTTTGCGGCGGAGTGACGGCGGTCAGCGGGAACGCACACCGATCTTGGCGATTGATACAGAGATGAACTGTCTCCGGGTCAATGTCCTCGTGAATTTCAGCAATCATCAAGTCGAAAAGTATATCGCAGAGCACGCGGTGATCATCAACCCGCTCCACTTCCAAGGGTATTCGACCATCGGTTGCAATCGCTGCACAACACCTGTCTTAGACAACGAACCCAAACGTGCTGGACGTTGGCGGCATCTCGGGCCATGGGCTGTCTATTGTGGAATTAATCCCACCGATCGCGCCGGCGGACCCAATGCACCAGCAATTGATCTCCCCCAAGACACGATTGATCGAGTTCTCGGGCGAGAAACCGACTACATGATTTGATCTTACCGTGATGGTGAGGTGTTGATCGACATTCGCTTGGGACGAATGTCGATCAAGGGGAGTCAATAAATCATTATCGAGGACGTCGCCGTTGACGACGACTCGACTTCGGTTTCCGCGCGAAGTCGGCGATGGCTTCATCCCGAGTTTTCTGCTGGGTACGTCGACTGACCACGGCTCCCAATGCCATCACGCC
This window encodes:
- a CDS encoding CpsD/CapB family tyrosine-protein kinase, which encodes MIAPVRQASKQRQVDLPREPGRIVKADPLAESCRTLLRRLPWKGNDSQNPVTTIGLTSCHLGEGVTTIANELALNAAASGERKILQVDFNIENSGSPAQGEPASALGVADVLVDETPWHDAVTETNVQGLSFMPPGSTHNQSNDAIDTRYLPQFIGELKSNYDLVIADLPPAGEVSSVLRIGRYLDGLLIVVESERTRREVVGRLKSQLECTGSRLLGVVLNRRHQHLPNWLYELF
- a CDS encoding GumC family protein — its product is MTDQERSTNLRDAGRILFRHKKKVLAFFVTVVTLVTLVTLLTPKVYRSQGKLLVKLGRENVGIDPTVTLGQSNTVSPPLSREDEINSLVEILRSRAVIEGVVKTLTPEKILKHETSTSSRSPHERAVLLLQDDLGIGSARNSNVLDVTFDHEDREFSRLVVDTVMDVFIREHVRLNRTPKSQTFLDEQMKATRDKLLQAEDKLRQFENNAGLISPEIRERLLVEQIATLKADLQRVKTQQVAVQAEIEQLQSLFERGPDQSLAAASQGIANDALDDSRKQLYKLQAREKQLLTVYDADYVLVRQVRDQIRQTTELLENETKKQRTNLWPQRTYEEAQIALTTKRPLLASLQVQSTEMTKQLAQLQAEQKTIHDRSADIKQQRRQVALLEQSYRKYTEGLEQARVDQALQDEQISNLSIVQPALTQIKHVKPRTLINLVLGLLFGFVGGIALAVAAEYLDHSLKTNDDVEKHLGLPVLTSVPELKHPERDSRRIAW
- a CDS encoding tetratricopeptide repeat protein, with product MKSTILQSCIIMVSCLPSVTLAEHGFDRLGATARVPLRQAEQHLNRGMDLADRGAVHSAASEFRQALHLVASAADVRTRSQRHITALTEGLEALSEADEFLMLSGGANVAQTMRRIVAGHQTPVFTSASDLSTINPLTAMQEYYFYARDRLSVAGANEPVASYAIYGLGRLQPFLGAEDRAANPILDAKMLAYYRAAIRVWQQNNRAANEIGVLLARLGDLNAAEQAFRQSYAITPQPEVLRNLQKTQQLRLQPHNRRDMTMSSSPVPTEMAVQSAIRWVEPSAFRQRNQPLTVQNATRLQTAPRQTE
- a CDS encoding polysaccharide biosynthesis/export family protein gives rise to the protein MNNNTAIKPSRLTKPLVPTIGLMMMVCVGCASNFSPSYRSDRNHDNGRIALAAAGQTSYRYDSAYAVSPTPVQTPIAAPAPVQSYPTRQDVSGGQLHNAPYHNPPTNFVGNVTPQTSSSQFAPSAAACEPTQFRCGVQCENGCCQMDWSRAHLIPWETYGPGEYVGPARTAHVPEYRLRVDDTLEFVYRLTGETMSQPYRFNRGDLLRIESLTASEFDRELIVQPDGTITVPQFGQISAAGRTVEELRNDLNTRFRLGGVLNPGITVTPTKVNTTLEELRNTVDSRSGSGGQSRQVTVTPEGTIQLPAIGSVFVQGLNLTEVKQEIEQRYAALVQGIELTPILVQRAPRYVYVVGEVRTPGRYELVGPTTAMQGITLAGGWNPGAKLEEVVILRRDENWKILATRLNLHDAFFGRQPCPPGEVWLRDGDVVILPKTHIQWTGDLIQQYFTRGFYGLLPVSGSVGIGSFTAF
- a CDS encoding phosphoadenylyl-sulfate reductase: MARLTQADLNDLNTTFEERTPQELIRWAADIFGDRLAALSSMQRNGSVVCHMIKELQLPIPVLFVDTGVLFQETLQTRDRFIKEYGLDVVTLEPDRTMEEQTDQLGVLYLTPEGQAQCCHMRKTEPLLKAKGRYDALVGSLRRSDGGQRERTPILAIDTEMNCLRVNVLVNFSNHQVEKYIAEHAVIINPLHFQGYSTIGCNRCTTPVLDNEPKRAGRWRHLGPWAVYCGINPTDRAGGPNAPAIDLPQDTIDRVLGRETDYMI